The Micromonospora violae DNA segment CGCGGCCGACCGGCCCACGGGCGACGGCAGCGTACGAGGGATCACCCGGGTCAGCTCGTCGCCCGGGAGCCAGACCTTGATCTCCTTGGGTCGGGCGGCCGCTCCGCGCCCGCGCGCCGAGACGGTGATCTCCCGGCGACGCAACCGCCCCCGGCCCCGCCCGAGCCCCTCCCAGACCCCACGGACCACCTGCAGCGTCACGTCCGCGCCGTCCCACCGCCCGTACGGGACGAGCACGCTGCCGCGCTGCCGGGCCCGGGCGGCCAACCGGGTCGCGACCGAGGCGGAGACCGTCGCCGGCACGGTGGTGACCACGACGTCCACCCCGTCGATCAGCGCGGCGACCACGGTGGCCCACTCGGGGCCGGGATTCGGCACCAGGGCCAGCCGGTCCAGGGCGATGCCCAGCTCAGCGGCGGCGCCCGCGCCGAATGTCGGCACCCCGACCACGGCGCACCACGAGCCGGCCCGGGACGCCTCGGCGAGCAGGGCCAGCATCAGCGAGGTGCCGCCGCTGCGGCGGGGCTGGCCGGCGGCGACAGCGATGGTGCTGCCCCGCCGCAGGCCCCGGTTGGGTAGCAGACCGGTCAGCTCGGGCACCACCGGCAGCACCCGGTGGCCACCGACCGGGTCGGGTGCGCTCGCCGGGCGCACCAGATCGGCCAGCGCGGCGGAACCGACCACCATGCGGCCCGCCATTGGACCAACTCCCCCGTCGTTGCTGTGGATCAGATCAGGACCGGCACGCCGTGCCACCGGCCGCCCGGCTCCCCCCGCGGGGCGGCCGGTGGCACGGCGGGATCAGGCGGCGAGGCCGTCCAGGGCCGGTTGGTGGGCCACGCCGAGCGCGGTCTCCACCACCGTGACGAACTGTTCGGCAGCGCGGAGCAGATCGTCGGCCTCCCGGGCGCTGACCACCCGGGGAATGCCGGCCTCGGCGGCGGCGCGCTTGCCGGCCCCCGCGGCGAAGAACCGGGACCACTCGTCGAGCTCCGGAGCGACGGCGCAGAGCAGGACCCAGACGCTGGTGATCCGGTTGCGACGACTCGGCGCGGGTCGGGCCCGGGCGGCGAGCAGGGCCGCCGCCGCGCGCAGAGCGGCCAGGTGGGCGGCCGCGTAACGCAGGCCGTCAGGTCGGGTCTGGTCGGCCTCGACCAGCCCACGGCGGGCCAACGTGAGGAGCTGGGCGGGGGTGCGGTGCGGCAGCACGTGCGCCGGCACCGTCGGTGCCTGAGCCGGGTTGGTCGGCATGGATGTCTCTCCTCCACGTGGCCGAGACGTCACTGTGGCGGCTGGTGCCGCCGACGAGACGCCGAGGTCGGGTGGTGCGGAGGAAGACGCACCGGGTGTGGCCGGCCGGGTGTGGATGCTTCCCCACACCACACCCGGCCGGCGGACCGGCGGGTGCGTCGCCCGCCGCCCGGGGGTCGTGGGCGGCGGGCGACGCTCCTGCCTGTTGGGACCAGGCTCGCGACTGCCCGGAAACCCAGGTGCGGCCCGCGGAGCCGCACCGGCCGGAGGTGACGCCGCGAAACGTCGCGCTCCGGCTGGTTGGAACGAACGTTCGAGGCAATCGAACACTCGTTCTAACTGCTGCTGACAGTACACCTCCCCTCCGACGAAAATGCAACGTGTGACGCGCTGAGCGTGCCGGCCGGGTGAACCCCCACCGGAAAAACCGGGGAGAATGACGACATGCAGCCACACCCGAACGTACGAGCGGTGCAGGACGCGCTCACCGCCGCCGGCACGCTCGACGGCGCCGGTGAGCCCAGCACGGTCCGTCTGCTGCCCGACGCGGTGCACACCGCTGCGGCGGCCGCCGAGGCGCTCGACGTCGAGGTCGGCCAGATCGCCAACTCCCTGATCTTCGACGCGGACGACACGCCGCTGCTCGTCCTCACCTCCGGCGCGCACCGGGTCGACACCGCCGGCCTGGCGGCATCGATCGGCGTCACCCACCTGCGCCGGGCCACCCCGGAGTTCGTCCGGGCCCACACCGGGCAGCCGATCGGCGGAGTCGCCCCACTCGGGCACCCGCACCCACTACGCACCCTGGTGGACACGGCGCTGGCGGCGTACCCGGAGATCTGGGCCGCGGGGGGCGTACCCCAGGCGGTCTTCCCGACCACCTACGCCGAGCTGCTGCGGGTCACCACCGGCACCCCCGCCGAGGTGGCGTGAGCGAGCGGACCAGCACCGACGCGCCAGCGCCGCCGTCAGACGGAGGCGTGAGCCCGGCGCCGGAACTGGTCACGCTGCACGTGTGGCGGACCTCCCGCGGCGCGCTGCCCCGGGCCCTGACCCGGATGGCGCTGGATCCACGCCGGTTGCGTGCCCTCCCGGGCGCCCGGTTCGGCAAGCTGCTGGGCACCGGGACCGGCACCGACTTCGGGCCAGGGGACGCCGACCTGACCCGGTGGGCGGCGCTGACCGCCTGGGACTCCCCCGCCGCGGCCGCCGATTTCGACGACTCGCCGGTCGGTCGGGCCTGGGCGCGCATCGCCCAGGCCCGGGCCCGGATCGACCTGCGCCCGTTGACCAGCCGGGGCGAGTGGTCCGGCCAGCGGCCGTTCGGCGACCCGTCGGGCGGCCGGGTCACCGGCCCGGTGCTGGCACTGACCCGGGCTCGGCTGCGAGCCCGCCGGGCCGCCACCTTCTGGCGGGCGATCCCGCCGGTGGCCGCCGCCCTGCGCGACGCGCCCGGGCTGCTGGCCCGGTTCGGGATCGGCGAGGCACCGTTGGGCTGGCAGGGCACGGTGAGCGTGTGGCGCGACCCGACGGACCTGGTGGCGTTCGCGTACCGTCACCCGGAGCATCGGGCGGCGATCATGCGAACCCCCACCGCGGGCTGGTACGCCGAGGAACTGTTCGCCCGGTTCGAGGTGCGCGACGTGGTCGGCGACCGGTCGGTGCTCGGGTGGGTCGCCGACGGCGGCCCGGAAACGGTGAAGGGTGGACGGGCATGAGGTTGGTGCGCTGGACGCCGGACGATCTCGTTCGGCGGCTGGACGACGTGGTGGCCGTCTACGGCGAGGCGATGGGATACCGCACCGACCTGCTGGAGGCCCGGCGCGGTTACATCGCCACCCACGTTCGCCGGCCGGGTTTCCGGGCGGTCGCCAGCCTGACCAGCGAGGGTCACCTCGCCGGCTTCGGTTACGGCTACCTGGGCGCCTCCGGTCAGTGGTGGCACGACCAGGTGCACCGCGCGCTGGACGCCCCGACCCGCACGCGCTGGCTCCCCCACTGCTTCGAGGTGGTCGAGCTGCACGTCCGGCCACCGGCGCAGGGGCACGGCCTGGGCACCGGTCAGCTGCGCGCGCTGCTCGGCATGGCCGAGGGCGACACCACGCTGCTGTCCACCCCGGAGGCCGACGAGCAGACCTCGCGGGCCTGGCGGTTGTACCGGCGGTTCGGCTTCGTCGACGTGCTGCGCAACTTCCACTTCCCCGGCGACGAGCGGCCGTTCGGTGTGCTCGGTCGGGATCTGCCGCTCGAGCCACCGACGTCATGACCCGGCGGATCTCCTGGACGCTGCTCGCCGTCCTGGTGCTCGCCCAGATCTGCTACCCACTCACCACCGGCGCCACCCGGGCCGGGCTCACCGTGGCCACCGTCGTCCTCGGCTGGCTGCTCTCCGTCGGCCACGCGCTGCTCAGCCGAGGCCCACGGGTGGCGGCGGCGCTGGTCGCGGTGGCCACCGGCGGCGGGTTCGCGATCGAGGCTATCGGAGTGGCCACCGGAGTGCCGTTCGGCAGCTACGACTACTCCGGAGAGCTGGGTCCCAAGCTGGCCGGCGTACCACTGATCATTCCGCTGGCCTGGACCTGGATGGCCTGGCCGGCCTGGCTGGCGGCGGTCCGACTGACCGGCGGCGACGCCGCGCCGGCCGACGGCAACGGGCGGACAGCCGACGGCAGCGCGTCGACGGTGGGCCGATGGATGGGGCGGATCGCGCTGGCCACCGTGGGGTTGGCCGCCTGGGACCTCTTCCTCGACCCGCAGATGGTGGCCGAGGGCTACTGGGTCTGGCGTGACGCCACCCCGGCCCTGCCCGGCCTGGCCGGCATCCCGGTCAGCAACTACCTGGGCTGGCTGCTCTTCGCGGTGCTGCTGATGAGCGCGCTGCGCCCACTGGCCGGGCCGGCCGCCGAGCGCACCGGTCGGCGGGACCACCCCATGGTCGCGCTCTACCTGTGGACGTACTTCTCCAGCATCCTGGCCCACGCCGTCTTCCTCGACCTGCCCGCCTCCGCGCTCTGGGGCGCCGCCGGCATGTCGGTGACCGCCGTACCCCTGGCGGTGACCCTGCTCCGCGCCCGGCACAACCGCCACCTGCGGCCGGTGAGCCACCAGCCACACCGGCCCGGCGTCGACGCGACCCGATGACCGTCCTGCTCGCCCTGCTGATCGCCGTCGCCGCGTTGACCGGGCACACCTGGCTCAACGCCACCCGGTGGCTGCGTCGGCCCACCGACCGGCCCGACGACGTCGACGAACCGGTCACCGTGCTGCTGCCGCTGCGCGACGAAGCCACCCGGGTCACGCCCTGCCTGCGCGCCCTGCTCGCCCAGCGCGGCGTACCCGGGCTACGCGTCGTGGTCCTCGACGACGGGTCCACCGACGGCACCGCCGACGTGGTCCGCGCGGTGGCCGACGACGACCCCCGGGTCACGCTGCTCACCGGGGTCGCCCCACCGCCGGGCTGGCTGGGCAAGCCGCACGCCTGCTGGCAGCTGGCCACCCGGGCCGACCCGGACGCCACCGCGCTGGTCTTCGTCGACGCCGACGTGGTGCTCGCCCCGCAGGCCGTGGCCGCGGCCGTCACCGAGTTACGCGCCGCCCGGGTGACGCTGCTGTCGCCGTACCCCCGGATCGTGGTGGCGACGGCGGCCGACCGGTTGGTGCAGCCGCTGTTGCAGTGGCTCTGGCTGACCTTCCTGCCGCTGCGTGCGATGGAGCGCTCGCCGCGGCCGTCGCTGGCCGCGGCGGGCGGGCAGTTCCTGGTGGTGGACCGGGCCGGCTACACCGCCGCCGGCGGGCACGCCGCGGTCGCCGACAAGATCCTGGAGGACGTCGAGCTGGCCCGGGCGGTCAAGCGGGCCGGTGGGCGGATCGCCCTGGCCGACGGCTCCCGGCTGGCCACCTGCCGGATGTACGACGACTGGCCGCAACTGCGCGACGGGTACTCGAAGTCGCTCTGGGCGTCGTTCGGCCACCCGGGCGCGGCGGCGGCCGTGGTCGCGGCGCTGCTGCTGCTCTACACCGCCCCACCGCTGATCGCGCTCGCGGGTACGGCGGTGGGCGCGCCGTGGGTGGCCGCCGTCGGCCTGACCGGCTACCTGCTCGGGGTGCTCGGGCGGGTGCTCACCGCCCGCGCGACCGGCGGCCGGTGGTGGCCCGACGCGCTCGCACACCCCGTGTCGGTCGTGGTCCTCGGTTGGCTGACCCTGCGGTCGTACCATCTGCGAAAGCGACGCCGCCTGACCTGGCGGGGCCGCCTGGTCAGCTAGGAGGACGCGGCATGGCGCGGATCGTGGTCGTCGGCGCCGGGGTGGGTGGCCTCGCCACCGCCGCCCGGCTGGCCGCTACCGGGCACCAGGTGACCGTCTTCGAGCGGGCCGACACGGTCGGCGGCAAGCTCGGCCGGTACACGCACGACACCCCGGCCGGGTCGTTCCACTTCGACACCGGGCCGAGTCTGCTCACCCTGCCCGAGGTCTTCCACGACCTGTTCGAGGCGACCGGGGCGAAGCTCGACGAATACCTGGACCTGGTGCCGCTGGACCCGATCGTCCGGCACGTCTTTCCCGGCGGTGGCCCGACCCTGGACTCGTGCGCCGACCCGGTGGAGTTCACCGCCCGGATCGGGGCCGCCCTCGGTGACCGGGCGGCAGCCGACTGGCAGCGGCTGTGGCGGCGGGCGGCGCGGGTGTGGCAGGCGTCCTCGCGGGACATCCTGCGCCGTACCGTCGACTCCCCCCGCGACCTCGCGGCACTGGCCTGGCGCGTCGGCGACCTGGCCGCCATCGCCCCGGGCCGCAGTCTGCGCGGCCTGGGCCGCCGGCACCTGTCCGACCCACGGCTGCGGATGCTGCTGGACCGGTACGCCACCTACACCGGCGCCGACCCACGTCGGGCACCGGCGGCGCTGGTCGCGGTCCCCTACGCCGAGTTGGCCTTCGGCGGCTGGTACCTGCGCGGCGGGCTGGGCACGCTCGCCGACGCGCTGCTGACGCGCTGCCTGGACCTCGGGGTGGTCGTGCAGACCGACGCCACGGTCACCCGGATCGACGCCACCGGCGGCCGGGTGCACGGGGTACGCCTCGCCGGCGTCACCGCCCCGGTGCCCGCCGACGTGGTGGTGGCCAACGTGGACGCACTCACCGTCTACCGTGACCTGCTGCCGCACCCGCGCCGGCTGGCCGGGCTGACCGACCGCAGCCTCGCCGGCTTCGTGCTGCTGCTCGGCGTCGCCGGCAACACCGGGTTGGCCCACCACAACGTCTTCTTCCCCGACGACTACGACGCCGAGTTCGACGCGGTCTTCGGTGACCCCGGGCGCGGCGTACGGGCCCGACCGGCGGCCGACCCGGCGGTGTTCGTCACCGTGGCCGACGACCCGATGGTCCGCCCAGCCGGACACGAGGCGTGGTTCGTGCTGGTCAACGCACCCCGCCACGGCACCGCGGCGGGCGCGGTCGACTGGCGACGTCCGGGGCTGGCCGACGCGTACGCCGACCGGATCCTGGACGTGCTGGCGCGGCGCGGCGTGGACGTACGCGACCGGCTGCTGTTCCACGAGATCCGCACCCCCGCCGACCTGGGTGTGGCGACCGGCGCCCCCGGTGGCTCGATCTACGGCACCGCCGGTGGGCTGCTCCGCCCGGCCAATCGGGGCCCGGCGAACGGACTCTGGTTGGTGGGTGGCTCCACCCACCCGGGCGGCGGATTGCCGATGGTGACCCTCTCCGCGCAGATCGTCGCCGACGAGATCGGCCCCGCCTGGTAGACCGCTCAGCCGGCGTCGAGCCGGCCTGGCTCGGCCCCTCAGCCGGCGTCGAGGAGGGCGCGACGGATGCTGGAGAGCAGTTGGCCCAGGCCGAAGGCGGCCAGCAGCACCCAGACCGAGGTCGCCATGGTGATGGTGCCGGCGGCCAGGTCCGGCTCGATCAACCCGGCCAGCCCGGCGACCAGCAAGCCGGCCAGCGCCACCGAGACCCGGGTGGGGCGTTCGCCCACGGTCACCGCGCCGATCTCCCGCATGCCCGCGGCGACCGCCCGCGCGCGCACGTACTCGTGCAACCAGGACAGCGCGCCACCCGCGACGACCAGCCCACCCGGCGCGCCCACCAGCCAGAACGCCAGCAGCCACGCCACCTCACCGAGCCGATCGGCGACCGAGTCGTAGACGTAGCCGAGCCGGGTGGTGCGGCCGGTGGCGACCGCCACCGCACCGTCCACGCTGTCCGCCACGGCGGCGAGCAGCACGAACAGCGCGCCGAGGAACAGCCCATCCCCCGACCGGCCCACCAGCAACGGTACGCAGAAGCAGAGCAGCACCCCAGCCACGGTGACCGCGGTGGGGCTGACCCGCAGCCGACCCAGCACGTACCCGACGTGGTACGCGAACCGCAGCCAGGCGCGCACCACCGGTGCCGCGACCCGAGGGTCGAACCCGCCGTGCAACCGCGCCCACGCCGTGGCGTACTGATCCCAGTTCAGCTGTGTGCCCACCACGGATCAACCGTCGTGCCGGGCAACAGGTGTCGCAGGCGCAGCGTTCACACGCGGGCGCCGGCCTTCAGGTTCTGCCAGACCTCGCGGGTCGCGGTGGACCGGTTGAGGGTGATGAAGTGGATTCCCGGCACGCCCTCGTCCAGCAGGCGACGGCACATTTCGCTGGCCTGCTCGATGCCGAGCCGGCGGACGGCCTCCGGGTCGTCGGCGACGCGTTCGAAACGGGCCGCCAACGCCGGCGGGAACGGCGCACCGGACAGCTGCACGGACCGTTCGATGGTGCCGATCTGGGTCACCGGCATCACCCCGGCCAGGATCGGGGTGTCACAGCCGGCAGCGGCCACCCGGTCACGTAGTCGCAGGTAGTCGTCGGCGTCGAAGAACATCTGCGTGACCGCGAACTCCGCGCCGGCCCGACACTTGCGGACGAACTGGGCGGTGTCGCTGGCCACGTCGGGCGAGCGGGGGTGCTTGTACGGGAAGGCCGCCACGCCGACGCTGAAGTCGCCGGCGTCGCGCACCAGACGGACCAGGTCCTCGGCGTAGTCGACGCCCTCGGGGTGACGGATCCACTCACCGCCCGGGTTGCCCGGGGGGTCGCCACGAACGGCCAGCACATTGCGCACGCCCACCCCGGCGAGCCGGCCGACCACGTGCCGCAGCTCGGCGACGGAATGGTTGACCGCGGTCAGGTGGGCCATCGGCAGCAGGGTGGTTTCGGTGGCGATCCGCTCGGTCACCGCCACGGTGGTGTCCCGGGTCGAGCCGCCGGCGCCGTACGTGATCGACACGAACGACGGGCGCAGGGACTCCAGCTCGCGGATCGCCTGCCAGAGCAGCTGCTCTCCCGCCGGAGTCTTGGGTGGGAAGAACTCGAACGAGAAGGTCGGTTGGTGCTCACGGATGAGCTCCCCGATCGCCGGCTGCGGATTGGGGAGTGTCGAGGGAAGACCGAGCGCCACGACCCGACTCTAGCGGTCGACGGCACCAGGACCCAGGCCCTTCCCACCCAGCGGCCGGTGCCGCCCGGCCCGGCCGACCCGCCGGGCGGAAAGACGTCGTACCTCCGAGGTAGGAAGAGGCGGTGCGGGAGGGGCGGCGGGGGTGGCCCTCAGGTCCCGTGCGGGGGTCAGCAACCGAGCGGTGACGCCGGTCCCGTCCGGTCGGCGGATGGGTCGTCACCGTGCCGACGCCCGCCAGGAGGACCCATGATCCCGCCCGCATCGCCGCGCCCCACGCAGCTCGGGCCGCTGCTGGCCCGGTGCCGACTGGCCCGTGGCTGGAGCCAGCAGCGAGCCGCCACCGAGCTGTGTGCCGTGGCCGGGGTGCCGACGTTGAGTCGGCACGAGATTTCCCGGTGGGAACGGCAGCGTCGCGTGCCGGGCGGGTTCTGGCTCGGCTGGCTCGCCGTCGTCCTGGACGTACCGCTGGTGGTGCTCGCCGACGCGGCCGCGGCCACCCGACGGGCCGGCTCGACGCGCGCCGCCGGGCCGGGCCACGCACCGGTGGCCCGCGCGCGACCGGCGGGGCGAACGGGTCCCGGCCGCACCGGCGGGACAACGCGTGGCGGTGGAGCACGAGTCACGACGACCGGCTAGCGTCGGAGCGTGACCCACGCTGCTCCCGTGTCCCCCGTCGACCGCGCCGACCTGCGGCAGCGCGTCGACAAGGCGCTCACCGAGTTCCTCGCCGGCCAACGGGTCCGGCTCGCCGCCGTGGACGACGCGCTGGGTCCGGTGGCCGAGGCGATCGAGGCGTTCGTGCTCGGTGGCGGCAAGCGGCTACGTCCGGCGTTCGCGTACTGGGGGTTCCGGGGGGCCGGCGGGGTGGACGGCGACCAGGTGCTCACCGCCCTCGCCGCGCTGGAGTTCGTCCAGGCCAGCGCCCTGATCCACGACGACCTGATGGACCGCTCCGACACCCGTCGCGGTGAGCCTGCGGTACACCGACGGTTCGCCACCCGGCACCGGGAGGCCGGTTGGGGTGGCGACCCGGACGGTTTCGGCGACGCCGCGGCCATCCTGCTCGGTGACCTCTGCCTGGTCTGGTCCGACGAGCTGCTGCACTCCGCGGGCCTGGATCTGTGGTCGTTGGCCCGGGCCCGGCCGGTCTTCGACGAGATGCGCACCGAGGTGACCGTCGGGCAGTATCTCGACGTGTTGACGCAGGTCACCGGCGACACCTCGATGGAACGGGCCAGCAAGGTCGCCCGGTACAAGTCCGCGAAGTACACCGTCGAGCGTCCGATGCTGCTCGGCGCCGCGCTGGCCGACGCGCCGGAGGACGTACGGACGGCCTACTCGGCGTACGGGCTGCCGCTGGGCGAGGCGTTCCAACTCCGCGACGACGTGCTCGGGGTCTTCGGCGACCCGACGCTGACCGGCAAACCGGCCGGGGACGATCTGCGCGAGGGCAAGCGCACCTATCTGGTGGCGGCGGCCGTGGAGGCCACCGACGACGCGGGCCGTGAGCTGCTGCTCGGCCGACTCGGCGACCCGAACCTGGACGAGCAGGGGGTAGCCCAGCTCCGCGAGGTGATCTCGGGAAGTGGGGCGCTGGCCCGCACCGAGCAGCGGATCGTCACCCTCACCGACGCCGCCCTGGCCGCGCTGACCGCCGTCGACCTCGACACCGAGGCCCGCCAAGCCCTGGTCGACCTGGCCATAGCCGCAACCCGCCGAGCCGACTAACCCCCCTCCCCCGCCCCACCCTCCCCCCTCCCCCCGCCTCGCGGCGTTGATCATGGGGTTAGCGACCTTCGCCTCGGCGTGTCGCGCCGCTAACCTCATGATCAATGCGGGCAAGAGGGTGGGGTGGGTGGGTTTAGAAGGCTTGGGCTTGGGCTCGGCGCTTTACCTCGCGGGCCTGGTCGCCGGAGAGGGCGGCGGCGGCGGTGGCACCGGGGAGGGTGTCGTCCGGCTCGTAGAGCCAGCGCAGGATGGCCTCGTCGTCGTAGCCGTTGTCGGAGAGCAGGTTGAGCACGCCGGGCAGGTGCTTGAGCACGGTCTGGTTGGCAACCAGGTCCGCGGGGATCCGGCGGACGCCATCGCGGCGGACGGCCAACAACTCCCGGTCACGGATCATCTGGTGCACCTTGCTGATCGACACGTCGAGGCGTTCGGCGACGTCGGGCAGGGTCAACCAGCCGGCCGGGTCGGTGGGGCCGGCGAGCTCCAGGCCGGGCGCGGCCTGGTCGGGTACGGGTTCGGTCACCCGACCACCCTGCCACGCCGCCGCCGCGACGAGCCACCGGCACCCCGGTCGACCCCGCACCGCCCGCTGCCCCGATCGCCGCTGACCAGCAAAAATGGGGCGCAGAGCGCGGCCGGACGGACCAGTTCGGCGTACGGCTGTAGCATCCTGTTCATCCTTCGCCCCCTGGACGCATAGACTGCCTGCCGATGGACACTCAGGTCGCCGACACGTTGCTGGGCTCGCTGATCGACGGGCGCTACCGCATTCGCGGTCGCGTGGCCCGTGGTGGCATGGCGACCGTGTACACCGCCACCGACGAGCGCCTTGAGCGCACCGTCGCTGTCAAGATCATTCACCCGACCCAGGCAAGTGAGGCACGGGCCCGGATCGCCAACTTCGTGGCGCGGTTCACCGACGAGGCGAAGACCATCGCCCGGCTGACCCACCCGAACGTGGTGGCGGTCTACGACCAGGGCACGCACGCCGGCCTGCCGTACCTGGTGATGGAGTACGTCCGCGGTCGCACGCTGCGCGACGTGCTGGCCGAGCGACGCCGACTCAACCCGGACGAGGCGTTGGCCATCACCGAGCAGATGCTCGCCGCGATCGCCGCCGCGCACCGGGCCGGTCTCGTGCACCGCGACGTCAAACCGGAGAACGTGCTGGTCGCGGAGGCGCCCACCGGCGGCGTCGCCAACCTGGTCGACAGCGTCGTGAAGGTGGCCGACTTCGGGCTGGCCCGGGCGGTCGAGGCGAGCGCCGACGAGGAGCAGGGCAACCAGCTGATGGCCACCGTGGCGTACGTCGCCCCGGAGCTCGTCACCGAGGGCCGCGCCGACCCGCGCACCGACGTCTACTCGGCCGGCATCGTGCTGTTCGAGATGCTCACCGGCCGCGTGCCGTACGACGGGGACCGCCCGGTGGACGTCGCCTGGCAGCACGTCGACCGCGATGTGCCGGCCCCCTCGACGCTGGTGCCGGGCCTGCCGTCGGTCCTCGACACCCTGGTTCAGCGGGCCACTCGGCGTGATCCCGGCGCGCGACCCGCCGACGCCGGCGCATTGTTGGCCGAGGTGCAGGTCGCCCGGGATCGGCTGGGCGACGCCAACAGCCACACCGCCGTGCTCCGCCCGGTCAGCGGCGAGCCGTCGCTCTCCCAGCCGACCATGATGGTCTCGACGGTCCAGCCGCCCCACCGCCCGGCGTGGGCACGACTGCCCGAGGGGGCCAGCAGCCAGGCTCCGGGCCGGCGTCGGGCCGCCCCGGAGCCGGCGGAGGGCCTGGGCGCGCGGCTCGCCGCACTGCGCGGCACGGTGCTGAGCAACCCCAGTGGCCGACTGGCCGTGGCGGCTGTGGTGGTGACGCTGGGCCTGGTGGCCGCGATCGGCGGCTGGTGGTTCGGTGTCGGCCGCTACACGGACGCCCCGCAGCTGGTGAGCCTGAGCAAGGCCGAGGCGCAGGCGCGGGCCGACCGTGCTGGGCTCGTCCTCAAGTACGCTCAGCCGCGTTTCGACGAGAAGGCCCCGAAGGACAGCGTGCTGGGGCAGAGCCCGGCGTCCGCCGCCAAGATCGTCAAGGGTGGCACGATCACCCTGACCCTCTCCCTCGGCCCGGAGCGCTTCCCCGTACCGGACGTGATCGGCAAGGAGTTCGAGCTCGCCGAGGCGGACCTGCTCAACGCGAAGCTGGTGGTGGCCAAGGGCACCGCCCGCTACGACGACACCCTGCCGGCCGGGGTCGTGCTGGACAGCTCCCCCAAGGTGGGCGCCGAGGTCAAACCAGGCACGAAGATCACCCTCATTCTGAGCCGGGGCAGGGCGCCGGTGACGGTGCCGAACCTGGTCGGCAAGAGCCTGACCGAGGCCCGGACGACCCTGGCCCAGCTCAATCTGGAACTGGTGGAGACCTACAAGGACTCCGACAAGCCGAAGGACGAGATCCTCGGCCAGAGCCCGGCCGATGGCGCCGGCGTGGAGAAGGGCGCCCAGGTCAAGCTGGACGTCAGCAAGGGGCCACCGCTGATCGTCATGCCGCGGATGATCGACCTGCCGTGCCAGCAGGCCAAGCAGGCGTTGGAGAGCCAGGGCTTCCCGGTGACGGTGGCGGTCAACCCGAACGCCGTGGTCCGGGTCCAGCTTCCGGGCGAGAACTCGCAGGTGGCT contains these protein-coding regions:
- a CDS encoding SAV_6107 family HEPN domain-containing protein, coding for MPTNPAQAPTVPAHVLPHRTPAQLLTLARRGLVEADQTRPDGLRYAAAHLAALRAAAALLAARARPAPSRRNRITSVWVLLCAVAPELDEWSRFFAAGAGKRAAAEAGIPRVVSAREADDLLRAAEQFVTVVETALGVAHQPALDGLAA
- a CDS encoding YbaK/EbsC family protein codes for the protein MQPHPNVRAVQDALTAAGTLDGAGEPSTVRLLPDAVHTAAAAAEALDVEVGQIANSLIFDADDTPLLVLTSGAHRVDTAGLAASIGVTHLRRATPEFVRAHTGQPIGGVAPLGHPHPLRTLVDTALAAYPEIWAAGGVPQAVFPTTYAELLRVTTGTPAEVA
- a CDS encoding monooxygenase; this encodes MSPAPELVTLHVWRTSRGALPRALTRMALDPRRLRALPGARFGKLLGTGTGTDFGPGDADLTRWAALTAWDSPAAAADFDDSPVGRAWARIAQARARIDLRPLTSRGEWSGQRPFGDPSGGRVTGPVLALTRARLRARRAATFWRAIPPVAAALRDAPGLLARFGIGEAPLGWQGTVSVWRDPTDLVAFAYRHPEHRAAIMRTPTAGWYAEELFARFEVRDVVGDRSVLGWVADGGPETVKGGRA
- a CDS encoding GNAT family N-acetyltransferase — encoded protein: MRLVRWTPDDLVRRLDDVVAVYGEAMGYRTDLLEARRGYIATHVRRPGFRAVASLTSEGHLAGFGYGYLGASGQWWHDQVHRALDAPTRTRWLPHCFEVVELHVRPPAQGHGLGTGQLRALLGMAEGDTTLLSTPEADEQTSRAWRLYRRFGFVDVLRNFHFPGDERPFGVLGRDLPLEPPTS
- a CDS encoding carotenoid biosynthesis protein, coding for MTRRISWTLLAVLVLAQICYPLTTGATRAGLTVATVVLGWLLSVGHALLSRGPRVAAALVAVATGGGFAIEAIGVATGVPFGSYDYSGELGPKLAGVPLIIPLAWTWMAWPAWLAAVRLTGGDAAPADGNGRTADGSASTVGRWMGRIALATVGLAAWDLFLDPQMVAEGYWVWRDATPALPGLAGIPVSNYLGWLLFAVLLMSALRPLAGPAAERTGRRDHPMVALYLWTYFSSILAHAVFLDLPASALWGAAGMSVTAVPLAVTLLRARHNRHLRPVSHQPHRPGVDATR
- a CDS encoding glycosyltransferase — its product is MTVLLALLIAVAALTGHTWLNATRWLRRPTDRPDDVDEPVTVLLPLRDEATRVTPCLRALLAQRGVPGLRVVVLDDGSTDGTADVVRAVADDDPRVTLLTGVAPPPGWLGKPHACWQLATRADPDATALVFVDADVVLAPQAVAAAVTELRAARVTLLSPYPRIVVATAADRLVQPLLQWLWLTFLPLRAMERSPRPSLAAAGGQFLVVDRAGYTAAGGHAAVADKILEDVELARAVKRAGGRIALADGSRLATCRMYDDWPQLRDGYSKSLWASFGHPGAAAAVVAALLLLYTAPPLIALAGTAVGAPWVAAVGLTGYLLGVLGRVLTARATGGRWWPDALAHPVSVVVLGWLTLRSYHLRKRRRLTWRGRLVS
- a CDS encoding phytoene desaturase family protein; this encodes MARIVVVGAGVGGLATAARLAATGHQVTVFERADTVGGKLGRYTHDTPAGSFHFDTGPSLLTLPEVFHDLFEATGAKLDEYLDLVPLDPIVRHVFPGGGPTLDSCADPVEFTARIGAALGDRAAADWQRLWRRAARVWQASSRDILRRTVDSPRDLAALAWRVGDLAAIAPGRSLRGLGRRHLSDPRLRMLLDRYATYTGADPRRAPAALVAVPYAELAFGGWYLRGGLGTLADALLTRCLDLGVVVQTDATVTRIDATGGRVHGVRLAGVTAPVPADVVVANVDALTVYRDLLPHPRRLAGLTDRSLAGFVLLLGVAGNTGLAHHNVFFPDDYDAEFDAVFGDPGRGVRARPAADPAVFVTVADDPMVRPAGHEAWFVLVNAPRHGTAAGAVDWRRPGLADAYADRILDVLARRGVDVRDRLLFHEIRTPADLGVATGAPGGSIYGTAGGLLRPANRGPANGLWLVGGSTHPGGGLPMVTLSAQIVADEIGPAW
- a CDS encoding CDP-alcohol phosphatidyltransferase family protein, whose protein sequence is MVGTQLNWDQYATAWARLHGGFDPRVAAPVVRAWLRFAYHVGYVLGRLRVSPTAVTVAGVLLCFCVPLLVGRSGDGLFLGALFVLLAAVADSVDGAVAVATGRTTRLGYVYDSVADRLGEVAWLLAFWLVGAPGGLVVAGGALSWLHEYVRARAVAAGMREIGAVTVGERPTRVSVALAGLLVAGLAGLIEPDLAAGTITMATSVWVLLAAFGLGQLLSSIRRALLDAG
- the metF gene encoding methylenetetrahydrofolate reductase [NAD(P)H], which produces MALGLPSTLPNPQPAIGELIREHQPTFSFEFFPPKTPAGEQLLWQAIRELESLRPSFVSITYGAGGSTRDTTVAVTERIATETTLLPMAHLTAVNHSVAELRHVVGRLAGVGVRNVLAVRGDPPGNPGGEWIRHPEGVDYAEDLVRLVRDAGDFSVGVAAFPYKHPRSPDVASDTAQFVRKCRAGAEFAVTQMFFDADDYLRLRDRVAAAGCDTPILAGVMPVTQIGTIERSVQLSGAPFPPALAARFERVADDPEAVRRLGIEQASEMCRRLLDEGVPGIHFITLNRSTATREVWQNLKAGARV